The following coding sequences lie in one Arachis ipaensis cultivar K30076 chromosome B03, Araip1.1, whole genome shotgun sequence genomic window:
- the LOC107631221 gene encoding serine/threonine-protein kinase HT1, whose protein sequence is MDEDSSSSWIRRAKFSHTVCHRLEYSRLGSFPNSIQRQQNSGTLKSRPAAAQPAPAPAVAPAVPYNPNSVSNMSQVQRNPITNRQRSLSPLPVTLLSDAFKEAQHEKKRFSTPTTPRRKDQEKRIMGKLMNQDSKHCRDTKVLSNSKSPQGSPIGQLASMKLGEKSKHRKESAWTKYFDHGGGRVTAVETAEEWTVDLSKLFLGVRFAYGAHSRLYHGMYNEEPVAVKIIRVPDDDENGNMAYRLENQFIREVSLLSRLHHQNVIKFVAACRKPPVYCVITEYLAEGSLRAYLHKLEKKTISMQKLIAFALDIARGMEYIHSQGVIHRDLKPENVLISEDFHLKIADFGIACEEAYCDLLADDPGTYRWMAPEMIKRKSYGRKVDVYSFGLILWEMVTGTIPYEDMTPIQAAFAVVNKNSRPVIPSDCPPAMRALIEQCWSVHPDKRPEFWQVVKVLEQFESSLALDGTLTLVQNPLCQDHKKGLLHWIQKLSPSHQNSGPALKPRFS, encoded by the exons ATGGATGAAGATAGCAGCAGCTCTTGGATAAGGAGGGCTAAGTTCTCTCACACAGTTTGTCACCGATTGGAGTATTCCAGATTGGGCTCTTTTCCTAACAGCATTCAGCGGCAGCAGAACTCAGGGACTCTGAAATCAAGGCCCGCAGCAGCACAACCAGCGCCGGCGCCGGCTGTGGCACCTGCAGTTCCTTATAATCCAAACTCTGTATCTAACATGTCACAGGTTCAGAGAAATCCAATAACGAATAGGCAGAGATCTTTGTCCCCTTTGCCGGTAACTCTTCTTTCCGATGCGTTTAAGGAAGCCCAGCATGAGAAGAAGAGGTTCTCAACTCCAACCACTCCTCGGAGGAAAGACCAGGAGAAGAGAATTATGGGGAAGTTAATGAACCAGGACTCTAAGCACTGTAGAGACACTAAGGTGTTGTCAAATTCAAAATCGCCTCAGGGTAGTCCAATTGGGCAACTTGCATCAATGAAATTGGGAGAGAAGTCAAAGCACCGCAAGGAATCTGCGTGGACAAAGTACTTTGACCATGGTGGAGGAAGGGTCACTGCTGTGGAAACAGCTGAAGAGTGGACTGTGGACCTCTCTAAGCTGTTCCTTGGTGTCAGATTCGCTTATGGGGCTCACAGTCGGCTTTACCATGGTATGTATAACGAAGAGCCTGTTGCTGTGAAGATTATCCGCGTGCCAGATGACGACGAAAATGGAAACATGGCTTATCGGTTGGAGAATCAGTTCATTAGAGAGGTCTCGCTTTTGTCTCGCCTCCATCATCAGAATGTTATAAAG TTTGTAGCAGCGTGCAGAAAACCACCTGTTTATTGTGTTATCACTGAATATCTAGCAGAAGGTTCCTTAAGAGCATATTTGCATAAATTGGAGAAAAAGACTATTTCTATGCAGAAACTAATTGCTTTTGCTCTGGATATTGCGCGCGGGATGGAATATATACACTCTCAAGGTGTCATTCATAGAGACCTTAAACCAGAGAATGTACTTATTAGCGAAGACTTTCACCTTAAAATTGCTGATTTTGGGATTGCTTGTGAGGAAGCATATTGTGACTTATTAGCTGACGACCCTGGTACGTACCGCTGGATGGCACCTGAGATGATCAAACGTAAATCCTACGGGAGAAAGGTTGATGTATATAGTTTTGGGCTTATCCTGTGGGAAATGGTAACCGGAACAATACCATATGAGGATATGACTCCCATCCAGGCTGCTTTTGCAGTGGTAAATAAG AATTCAAGGCCTGTTATTCCTTCCGATTGCCCACCTGCAATGCGCGCTTTAATCGAGCAATGTTGGTCCGTGCATCCAGACAAGAGGCCTGAGTTCTGGCAGGTTGTTAAGGTGTTAGAACAATTCGAATCATCACTTGCATTGGACGGAACCTTGACTCTGGTGCAAAACCCTTTGTGCCAGGATCATAAGAAAGGGCTTCTTCATTGGATTCAAAAACTTAGTCCTTCTCATCAAAATAGTGGTCCGGCACTTAAACCTAGATTCTCATGA